The genomic DNA CGTGCTGCCGCTGCGGCGCATCCTGCCGAGCACGCGCAATATCGACTGGGCGAGCGTGGTCGCGACGCTGATCGCCGCGATTATTTACGTGGTGCTGATGATCGTGCTCACCGGCGCCGATCCGCTGACGCTCGTGCCGACGCTGCTGATCGTCGCGGTGCTGACCGCGATCAAGTGGGCGCTCAATCTGATCATCTGGATGACGATCCTGATGGCGCTGCTGTCGTGGCTCAATCCGCGTTCGCCGGCGATGCCGATTCTCTATCAGCTGACCGCGCCGTTCCTGAATCCGCTGCGCCGGGTGTTGCCGAAATTCGGCGGCATCGATCTGTCGCCGATCCTGCTGTTCGTGATCGTGCAGGTGCTGCAGATGGTCGTCACGCGCGCGGCGGTTCAGCTGACTTATTTTGTGATCTGAACTGATCGCGCGGGTAGCTGGGCTGGCGCGCGGCGGTGAGCCGCGCGTCGCGCCTGGGGCGCCGCCGTTTGCGAGAGCATGCGGCGGATCAGAACGTACTCCATTCGTTATCTGCAGTCACCGCCACGCGCTCGCGCGCAGGCGCGGCCACCGCCGGCTGAGGCAACGCCGGCTTGTCGACACGTACGCGCGCGGGCGCCTGCGTCGGCGCGGCCATCGCAAAGCTGCGGCTCTCCCCCGTCCGGAACACCGACACCGTCTCCTTCATTTTGCGCGCCTGCGCTTCGAGCGATTGCGCGGCCGCCGCAGCCTCTTCGACGAGCGCCGCGTTCTGCTGCGTGGTCTCGTCCATCTGCGTGACGGCCTGGCCCACCTGATGGATGCTGCGGTTCTGCTCCTC from Paraburkholderia sp. HP33-1 includes the following:
- a CDS encoding YggT family protein, translating into MFGDIARFLLNTVFTLFGAALLLRAWLQVVRLPPYNPVSNAVLQATNWIVLPLRRILPSTRNIDWASVVATLIAAIIYVVLMIVLTGADPLTLVPTLLIVAVLTAIKWALNLIIWMTILMALLSWLNPRSPAMPILYQLTAPFLNPLRRVLPKFGGIDLSPILLFVIVQVLQMVVTRAAVQLTYFVI